In a single window of the Amycolatopsis sp. cg5 genome:
- a CDS encoding glycosyltransferase 87 family protein: MSKKTLGTLLALEVAVIVAVFLLRGFPGLDLEVYVGGARKLAESGTPYEGMVETTQNIKLPFTYTPFAAVLFLAGTIAPVKAVLVALNVLSLLGLGVVAFLCLLKTGVARRTAAYVAVAVQLSATLVEPVLATLNYGQINILLMLAVVVDVLAPWRRWPRGVLVGLVAAIKLTPLVFCLFFLLRKDYRSLGRCVGTFAGVAAVMWAVLPSASERFWLHLMLATSRIGDLWYVGNQSFRGVLARAGYSGSLLWVLGVLVLLALTVFAVRAALRAGQVPLALVACAVGGLLVSPVSWTHHWVWCAPAIVLLGALGLRWREPDRLLGNSLLTFAGLSALLFVSYLPWLMPFPALSVGARTGAEAYTIAGVLMLATIWWASARRSGSAQLVDHELDALGEQRDVVRVDGREQADA; encoded by the coding sequence ATGTCGAAGAAGACCCTGGGCACGCTGCTCGCCTTGGAAGTGGCGGTCATCGTCGCGGTGTTCCTGCTCAGGGGCTTCCCGGGCCTCGATCTCGAGGTGTACGTCGGCGGCGCGCGCAAGCTCGCGGAAAGCGGCACCCCGTACGAGGGCATGGTCGAGACCACGCAGAACATCAAGCTGCCGTTCACCTACACGCCGTTCGCGGCCGTGCTGTTCCTCGCCGGGACGATCGCGCCGGTGAAGGCCGTGCTCGTCGCGCTGAACGTGCTCTCGCTGCTCGGCCTTGGCGTGGTGGCGTTCCTCTGCCTGCTCAAGACCGGGGTGGCCCGGCGTACCGCGGCTTACGTGGCGGTCGCGGTCCAGTTGAGCGCGACGCTGGTCGAGCCGGTGCTGGCGACGCTCAACTACGGTCAGATCAACATCCTGCTGATGCTCGCCGTGGTCGTCGACGTGCTGGCCCCGTGGCGCCGCTGGCCGCGCGGGGTGCTGGTCGGCCTGGTCGCCGCGATCAAGCTGACGCCGCTGGTGTTCTGCCTGTTCTTCTTGCTGCGCAAGGATTACCGCTCGCTGGGACGGTGCGTCGGCACGTTCGCCGGGGTGGCCGCGGTGATGTGGGCGGTGCTGCCGTCGGCGTCGGAGCGGTTCTGGCTGCACCTGATGCTGGCGACCAGCCGGATCGGCGACCTCTGGTACGTCGGGAACCAGTCGTTCCGCGGCGTGCTCGCGCGTGCCGGCTACTCGGGCTCGCTGCTGTGGGTGCTCGGCGTGCTGGTGCTGCTGGCGCTGACGGTCTTCGCGGTCAGGGCGGCGCTGCGCGCCGGGCAGGTGCCGCTGGCGCTGGTCGCGTGCGCGGTCGGCGGGCTGCTCGTCTCGCCGGTCTCGTGGACGCACCACTGGGTCTGGTGCGCGCCCGCGATCGTGCTGCTGGGCGCGCTCGGCCTGCGGTGGCGGGAGCCGGACCGCTTGCTGGGCAACAGTTTGCTGACGTTCGCCGGGCTGAGCGCGCTGCTGTTCGTGAGTTATCTGCCGTGGCTGATGCCGTTCCCCGCGCTGTCGGTCGGCGCGCGGACCGGTGCGGAGGCGTACACCATCGCCGGCGTGCTGATGCTCGCCACGATCTGGTGGGCATCAGCACGCCGGTCCGGGTCAGCTCAGCTTGTCGACCACGAACTCGATGCTCTGGGTGAGCAGCGTGATGTCGTCAGGGTCGATGGCCGGGAACAGGCCGACGCGTAG
- a CDS encoding serine hydrolase domain-containing protein, whose product MLPTTELALLRRIATEQATRRVPSLVAAVVRDGEIAWSGARGRVDGQTPGDDTQYRLGSITKSIVAAVVMRLRDEGKLDLNDPLDKHVAGTSFGASTIGQLLSHTAGLTAESPGLWWERTVGDDWKALETSLATDSLKHRPGARFHYSNVGYGVLGEVIARHRGTGWFDAVRDEVLTPLGMTRTTPSPEAPHAPGLAVHPFADVVLPEPSHDAGAMAPAGQLWSTITDLARWTAFVGGHTAGVLRAETVAEMRDMVTVDDGDVWTSGYGLGMQLIRTQGRALAGHTGSMPGFLACSLIDPATQTGALVMANTTAGVALVQLAIDLINLTEEHEPRFPAEWIPSIVDSASLALTGLWHWGPTAYHLRMLADGCFSLAPAEGSGRASRFRPVSDDVWLGLDGYYAGETLAVGRDASGVARSLDLATFIFSRTPYALDAPIPGGVDPSGWRA is encoded by the coding sequence ATGCTGCCTACCACCGAGCTAGCGCTGCTTCGCCGGATCGCCACCGAGCAGGCGACGCGCCGGGTCCCGTCACTGGTCGCCGCCGTCGTCCGCGACGGCGAAATCGCCTGGTCAGGCGCGCGCGGCCGGGTCGACGGCCAGACGCCGGGCGACGACACGCAGTACCGGCTCGGCTCGATCACCAAGTCGATCGTGGCCGCGGTCGTGATGCGCCTGCGCGACGAGGGCAAGCTCGACCTGAACGACCCGCTGGACAAGCACGTCGCGGGCACCTCGTTCGGCGCGTCGACGATCGGCCAGCTGCTCTCGCACACGGCCGGTCTCACCGCCGAGTCGCCGGGCCTGTGGTGGGAACGCACGGTCGGCGACGACTGGAAGGCGCTCGAAACGAGTCTCGCGACCGACTCGCTGAAGCACCGTCCCGGCGCCCGTTTCCACTACTCGAACGTCGGCTACGGCGTGCTCGGCGAGGTCATCGCCCGGCACCGCGGCACCGGCTGGTTCGACGCGGTCCGCGACGAGGTGTTGACCCCGCTCGGCATGACCCGCACGACACCGTCACCCGAAGCCCCGCACGCACCCGGTCTGGCCGTGCACCCGTTCGCGGACGTCGTGCTCCCCGAGCCGTCGCACGACGCCGGCGCGATGGCGCCGGCCGGTCAGCTGTGGTCGACCATCACCGACCTCGCCCGCTGGACCGCGTTCGTCGGCGGCCACACCGCGGGCGTGCTGCGCGCGGAGACCGTCGCCGAGATGCGCGACATGGTCACCGTCGACGACGGCGACGTCTGGACGAGCGGCTACGGGCTGGGCATGCAGCTCATCCGCACGCAGGGGCGGGCACTGGCCGGGCACACCGGCTCGATGCCGGGCTTCCTCGCCTGCTCGCTCATCGACCCGGCGACCCAGACCGGCGCGCTGGTCATGGCGAACACGACCGCCGGGGTGGCGCTGGTCCAGCTCGCGATCGACCTGATCAACCTGACGGAGGAACACGAACCCCGGTTCCCCGCCGAGTGGATTCCGTCCATTGTGGACTCTGCTTCGCTGGCGCTGACGGGGTTGTGGCACTGGGGGCCGACGGCGTACCACCTGCGGATGCTGGCGGACGGCTGCTTCAGCCTCGCGCCCGCCGAGGGCTCCGGGCGGGCTTCGCGGTTCCGGCCGGTGTCGGATGATGTTTGGCTGGGGCTGGACGGGTACTACGCGGGCGAGACGCTGGCCGTCGGCCGGGATGCTTCCGGGGTGGCGCGGAGCCTGGATCTGGCTACGTTCATCTTCTCGCGCACGCCCTACGCGCTGGACGCTCCGATCCCTGGGGGCGTGGATCCCTCTGGCTGGCGGGCCTGA
- a CDS encoding CHRD domain-containing protein has translation MRKILLSAVVVSLGVAAGTGIAFAHDGHPAPAPGPADNSGAPVFLAAELSGKNEIPVPGGPKTGDPDGKAVQVIRIQGNQVSFGITWKNIGAPTAAHIHQGDAKSNGPVKVGFFATALPGTLSAVTGKVTVDDKVLLDALKTKPGDFYANLHTAEFPGGAVRGQFKKLDKPVDLNRVLHAGDLSSLASGDQEVQVPGGPAAGDPDGSATSFVSAKRGEVDFSFAFAGIGAPTLGHIHQGAAGVNGAVVVPLFTADGGLPASLNGIAGTATKVPGDIVRKLNASPGEFYTNLHTAAFPAGAVRGQVFDTSETTRW, from the coding sequence ATGCGCAAGATCCTGCTCTCCGCCGTCGTCGTCTCGCTCGGTGTCGCCGCCGGCACCGGCATCGCGTTCGCGCACGACGGCCACCCCGCGCCGGCGCCGGGCCCGGCGGACAACAGCGGCGCCCCGGTCTTCCTCGCGGCCGAGCTGTCCGGCAAGAACGAAATCCCGGTGCCAGGCGGGCCAAAGACAGGTGATCCGGACGGCAAGGCCGTGCAGGTCATCAGGATCCAGGGCAACCAGGTGTCATTCGGCATCACATGGAAGAACATCGGCGCCCCGACGGCGGCCCACATCCACCAGGGTGACGCGAAGTCGAACGGCCCGGTCAAGGTCGGCTTCTTCGCCACCGCGCTGCCCGGCACGCTCAGCGCGGTGACCGGCAAGGTGACCGTCGACGACAAGGTGCTGCTCGACGCGCTCAAGACCAAGCCCGGCGACTTCTACGCCAACCTGCACACGGCGGAGTTCCCCGGCGGCGCGGTGCGCGGCCAGTTCAAGAAGCTCGACAAGCCGGTCGACCTCAACCGCGTGCTCCACGCGGGCGACCTGAGCTCACTCGCCAGCGGCGACCAGGAAGTCCAGGTACCCGGCGGCCCCGCGGCAGGCGATCCCGACGGCTCCGCGACCTCGTTCGTCTCGGCCAAGCGCGGTGAGGTCGACTTCTCGTTCGCCTTCGCGGGCATCGGCGCGCCCACGCTCGGCCACATCCACCAGGGCGCGGCGGGCGTCAACGGCGCGGTCGTGGTGCCGCTGTTCACCGCCGACGGCGGGCTTCCGGCTTCGCTCAACGGCATCGCGGGCACGGCCACGAAGGTCCCCGGTGACATCGTCCGCAAGCTGAACGCCAGCCCCGGCGAGTTCTACACCAACCTGCACACCGCGGCGTTCCCCGCGGGCGCGGTGCGCGGACAGGTCTTCGACACCTCGGAGACCACCCGCTGGTAA
- a CDS encoding sensor histidine kinase produces the protein MGTPPHRTGAWHLGRRRAAAGAADLPLDQQRPVDIWDRWYWIWELYFAVAYLATIALILINDAEDAAKLVSSAALTGIVVAYLLLGRRSVRDHETDGKGYLFGVIVLVLFLTAVIACSATGYALFAICPMAFMTQPVGMASALTGLLVLTPVVSVVVHNGFGDPALGTLLPMSALMILFGVFIGRWITKVIEQSKERADLIEKLEASQAEVARLSREAGTAAERERLAREIHDTLAQGFTSIVTLTQAIESEMDTDQVAARRHLSLAARTARENLAEARAMVAALTPSALAAGTLEDAIRRQADRLGEESALRVNCVISPLPPLGTAAEVVVLRAAQEALTNIVKHARASTVELRLAASGGVVRLMVIDDGAGFDTAEPSDGFGLRGMRARAEQVGGSLTIRSGLSDGTTVTLEVPA, from the coding sequence ATGGGAACTCCCCCGCATCGCACTGGTGCTTGGCATCTGGGTCGTCGCCGGGCTGCTGCTGGCGCGGCTGACCTTCCGCTGGACCAACAACGGCCGGTAGACATCTGGGACCGCTGGTACTGGATCTGGGAGCTCTACTTCGCGGTCGCCTACCTGGCCACCATCGCGCTGATCCTGATCAACGACGCCGAAGACGCCGCCAAGCTGGTCAGCTCGGCGGCGTTGACCGGCATCGTGGTGGCCTACCTGCTGCTGGGCAGGCGGTCGGTGCGCGACCACGAGACGGACGGGAAGGGCTACCTGTTCGGCGTCATCGTGCTGGTGCTCTTCCTGACCGCGGTCATCGCCTGCTCGGCGACCGGCTACGCGTTGTTCGCCATCTGCCCGATGGCGTTCATGACGCAGCCGGTCGGGATGGCGTCGGCGCTGACCGGGCTGCTGGTGCTCACCCCGGTGGTGTCGGTCGTGGTGCACAACGGTTTCGGCGACCCGGCGCTCGGGACGCTGCTGCCGATGAGCGCGCTGATGATCCTGTTCGGGGTGTTCATCGGCCGCTGGATCACCAAGGTCATCGAGCAGAGCAAGGAACGCGCCGACCTGATCGAGAAGCTCGAAGCCAGCCAAGCGGAGGTCGCGCGGCTGTCTCGCGAAGCGGGCACGGCAGCGGAACGTGAACGGCTGGCGCGGGAAATCCACGACACGCTCGCGCAGGGCTTCACCAGCATCGTGACGCTGACCCAGGCCATCGAGTCCGAAATGGACACCGACCAGGTCGCGGCGAGGCGGCATCTGTCGCTGGCGGCGCGGACCGCGCGGGAGAACCTCGCCGAGGCACGCGCCATGGTCGCGGCGCTGACCCCGTCCGCGCTCGCCGCCGGGACGCTGGAGGACGCGATCCGGCGGCAGGCCGACCGGCTCGGCGAGGAGTCGGCGTTGCGGGTGAACTGCGTGATCTCGCCGCTGCCGCCGCTCGGGACGGCGGCCGAGGTGGTCGTGCTGCGCGCCGCGCAGGAGGCGCTGACCAACATCGTCAAGCACGCCCGCGCGTCCACAGTGGAACTGCGGCTGGCCGCCTCCGGCGGCGTCGTGCGGCTTATGGTGATCGACGACGGCGCCGGCTTCGACACCGCCGAGCCGTCGGACGGTTTCGGCTTGCGCGGGATGCGCGCGCGTGCGGAACAGGTCGGCGGTTCGCTGACCATCCGAAGTGGACTTTCCGATGGGACGACCGTGACACTGGAGGTACCGGCGTGA
- a CDS encoding ABC transporter ATP-binding protein, translating into MTAAVTVRGLRKEYPGHVAVDGLDLDIHRGEVFALLGPNGAGKTTTVEILEGHRDRTAGDALVLGEDPGKAGRAWRAKLGIVLQTANDAAELTVAETVRHFARYYADARDPDEVIEKVGLTAKAKSRVETLSGGQRRRVDVALGIIGRPELLFLDEPTTGFDPEARRQFWDLISGLAAEGTTILLTTHYLDEAEALADRVAVIARGRIVAEGTPQNLGGREKAEAVVSWVDANGAHSEHTNFPTKLINQLSTGGRELAELTVTRPSLEDIYLDLIGERA; encoded by the coding sequence ATGACAGCAGCAGTGACAGTGCGCGGACTGCGCAAGGAGTATCCCGGCCACGTCGCGGTGGACGGCCTGGATCTCGACATCCACCGCGGCGAGGTGTTCGCGCTGCTCGGCCCCAACGGCGCGGGCAAGACCACGACCGTCGAGATCCTCGAAGGCCACCGTGACCGCACCGCGGGCGACGCGCTCGTGCTCGGCGAGGACCCCGGCAAGGCGGGCCGCGCCTGGCGCGCCAAGCTCGGCATCGTCCTCCAGACGGCGAACGACGCCGCCGAACTCACCGTCGCCGAGACCGTCCGGCACTTCGCCAGGTACTACGCCGACGCGCGTGACCCCGACGAGGTGATCGAGAAGGTCGGGCTGACCGCGAAGGCCAAGAGCCGCGTCGAAACGCTCTCCGGCGGGCAGCGCAGGCGGGTCGACGTCGCACTCGGCATCATCGGCCGCCCCGAACTGCTCTTCCTCGACGAACCGACCACCGGCTTCGACCCCGAGGCCCGCCGCCAGTTCTGGGACCTCATCTCCGGGCTCGCCGCCGAGGGCACCACGATCCTGCTCACCACCCACTACCTCGACGAGGCCGAGGCGCTGGCCGACCGGGTGGCGGTCATCGCGCGCGGGCGGATCGTCGCCGAAGGCACCCCGCAGAACCTCGGCGGCCGTGAGAAGGCCGAAGCCGTCGTGAGCTGGGTCGACGCCAACGGCGCGCACTCCGAGCACACGAACTTCCCCACGAAGCTCATCAACCAGCTCTCTACTGGGGGTAGGGAGCTGGCCGAACTCACCGTCACCCGGCCCAGCCTGGAGGACATCTACCTCGATCTGATCGGAGAACGCGCATGA
- a CDS encoding MFS transporter, with the protein MGAALKRGEQNELAAMLTKGPVEVLDFFLPLWVGSQLGASAGEVGALTALETLVSFLVRPLAGHLADRHDRGRVAAIGAVLYGLSFVGYAVAPGIGLAYAAAVLGGAGGALFWVALRARVGEGLLDDSGAFSKLFAAEGGGTWIAFVAAMILVGKIGYRGVFWLAAAACLVAAVVMLLRIGENQVVENAPKLRQLGKRLRPMLVLVAITAMVEAGIALLLLMHLQRGHHLNLGQIAAVFLPGFIVYSLLPDVLHKVVRRIGRPLMLSLAMLASTAFAIGLSFAPDPKVITVLWILSAAAFAAAMPVEQSIVAEAAGLSLGRAMGIYESATLLGATIGTFAAGQLYDTGGGWRVACWGAAGVLLVGSILVSGAIRRVGVAKFPVEHSKTPENSENPGQGTSEDAAKSANEVKPGTNNQAKDS; encoded by the coding sequence ATGGGGGCGGCGCTGAAACGCGGTGAGCAGAACGAACTCGCGGCGATGCTGACGAAGGGGCCGGTCGAGGTACTCGACTTCTTCCTGCCGCTCTGGGTGGGCAGTCAGCTCGGCGCGTCGGCGGGCGAGGTCGGCGCGCTGACGGCGCTGGAGACGCTCGTGTCGTTCCTGGTCCGGCCGCTGGCGGGGCATCTCGCCGACCGGCACGACAGGGGACGCGTCGCCGCCATCGGCGCGGTCCTTTATGGACTGTCCTTTGTGGGCTACGCGGTCGCGCCGGGGATCGGGCTCGCGTACGCGGCGGCCGTGCTCGGGGGCGCGGGCGGCGCGTTGTTCTGGGTGGCACTGCGGGCCCGCGTCGGCGAAGGGCTGCTGGACGACAGTGGGGCGTTCAGCAAGCTCTTCGCCGCCGAGGGCGGCGGCACCTGGATCGCGTTCGTCGCGGCGATGATCCTGGTCGGCAAGATCGGCTATCGCGGCGTGTTCTGGCTCGCCGCCGCCGCGTGCCTGGTCGCGGCCGTGGTGATGCTGCTCAGGATCGGCGAGAACCAGGTCGTCGAGAACGCGCCCAAGCTGCGTCAGCTGGGGAAACGGCTGCGGCCGATGCTGGTGCTGGTCGCGATCACCGCGATGGTCGAGGCCGGGATCGCGTTGCTGCTCCTGATGCATCTGCAGCGCGGCCATCACCTGAATCTGGGCCAGATCGCGGCCGTCTTCCTGCCCGGCTTCATCGTCTACAGCCTGCTGCCCGACGTGCTGCACAAGGTGGTGCGCCGGATCGGCCGCCCGCTCATGCTCTCGCTCGCGATGCTCGCCAGCACGGCGTTCGCGATCGGGCTCTCGTTCGCGCCGGATCCGAAGGTGATCACGGTGCTGTGGATCCTGTCGGCGGCCGCGTTCGCCGCGGCGATGCCCGTCGAGCAGTCGATCGTGGCCGAGGCGGCGGGGCTCAGCTTGGGCCGCGCGATGGGCATCTACGAGAGCGCGACGTTACTCGGAGCGACGATCGGGACGTTCGCGGCGGGACAGCTCTACGACACCGGCGGTGGCTGGCGGGTCGCTTGCTGGGGTGCGGCGGGCGTGCTTCTGGTCGGATCGATCTTGGTTTCCGGCGCGATACGGCGTGTCGGGGTTGCGAAGTTTCCCGTGGAACATTCGAAAACCCCCGAAAACTCGGAAAATCCTGGTCAAGGCACGTCCGAAGACGCGGCGAAATCGGCCAACGAGGTGAAACCGGGGACGAACAATCAGGCGAAGGATTCCTAG
- a CDS encoding ABC transporter permease, with protein MTTLALPGTLTVGLIRGGAELKEFFRHKEQVVFTFAMPAFIMVLLGSMLNGDIGGGVTSGTVLAAGMIGSGIISTSFNSIGIGLAGDREDGTLKRLRGTPMPAASFFIGKIVLVAVSSLAQALFMIVVGSLLFDLTLPTDPMKWLTLAWVFLLGITACTLLGITIGSLVRSVSGAVAVMNLVFISLQFVSGVFVTPITHLPKVMVDIASFFPVKWICQGFRSVFLPDSAVINEMAGSWELPRIALVLGIWVVAGLLLARLTFRWTNNGR; from the coding sequence ATGACCACGCTGGCACTGCCCGGCACCCTCACCGTCGGGCTGATCCGCGGCGGCGCGGAGCTCAAGGAGTTCTTCCGCCACAAGGAACAGGTCGTCTTCACCTTCGCCATGCCCGCGTTCATCATGGTGCTGCTCGGGTCGATGCTGAACGGCGACATCGGCGGCGGCGTCACCTCCGGCACGGTGCTCGCGGCGGGCATGATCGGCTCCGGCATCATCTCGACCTCGTTCAACAGCATCGGGATCGGGCTGGCTGGCGACCGCGAGGACGGCACGCTGAAACGCCTGCGCGGCACGCCGATGCCCGCCGCGTCGTTCTTCATCGGCAAGATCGTGCTGGTCGCGGTGTCGAGCCTGGCGCAGGCGCTGTTCATGATCGTGGTCGGCTCGCTGCTGTTCGACCTGACGCTGCCGACCGATCCGATGAAGTGGCTGACGCTGGCCTGGGTGTTCCTGCTCGGCATCACTGCCTGCACGCTGCTCGGCATCACCATCGGCTCGCTGGTCCGCTCGGTCAGCGGCGCGGTCGCGGTGATGAACCTGGTCTTCATCTCGCTGCAGTTCGTGTCCGGCGTGTTCGTCACCCCGATCACGCACCTGCCGAAGGTTATGGTCGACATCGCGTCGTTCTTCCCGGTGAAGTGGATCTGCCAGGGCTTCCGGTCGGTGTTCCTGCCGGACAGCGCTGTCATCAACGAAATGGCTGGCTCATGGGAACTCCCCCGCATCGCACTGGTGCTTGGCATCTGGGTCGTCGCCGGGCTGCTGCTGGCGCGGCTGACCTTCCGCTGGACCAACAACGGCCGGTAG
- the serC gene encoding phosphoserine transaminase, with the protein MTDAAEVTIPAELKPADGRFGCGPSKVRESQLANLAKSGAEYLGTSHRQKPVKSLVGRVRAGLTELFGLPDGYEVILGNGGTTAFWDAAAFGLVKERSQHFTYGEFSSKFATVTKGAPFLADPIVVKSDPGTAPEIAYQSGADLVGWAHNETSTGVAVPVKRPEGSEGALVAIDATSGAGGLPVKAEDFDVYYFAPQKSFASDGGLWISLASPAAVERIGEIGASDRWIPEFLSLTTALDNSRKDQTYNTPAVATLFMLADQIEWMLGNGGLAWTTARTKDSSTRLYEWAEKTGYTTPFVADPALRSQVVGTIDFADEVDASAVAKVLRANGIVDTEPYRKLGRNQLRVGLFPAIDPDDITLLTQSIEFVVDKLS; encoded by the coding sequence ATGACCGATGCAGCTGAGGTGACCATCCCCGCAGAACTCAAGCCTGCCGACGGACGGTTCGGCTGCGGACCCTCCAAGGTCCGCGAGTCGCAACTGGCCAACCTGGCGAAATCCGGGGCGGAGTACCTCGGCACGTCCCATCGCCAGAAGCCGGTGAAGTCGCTCGTCGGCCGCGTGCGCGCCGGGCTGACCGAGCTGTTCGGGCTGCCCGACGGCTACGAAGTGATCCTCGGCAACGGCGGGACGACCGCATTCTGGGACGCTGCGGCCTTCGGGTTGGTCAAGGAGCGGTCGCAGCACTTCACCTATGGCGAGTTCTCGTCGAAGTTCGCCACGGTGACCAAGGGCGCCCCGTTCCTCGCCGACCCGATCGTCGTCAAGTCCGACCCCGGCACCGCTCCGGAGATCGCCTACCAGTCCGGCGCCGACCTGGTCGGCTGGGCGCACAACGAGACCTCGACCGGTGTCGCGGTGCCCGTCAAGCGCCCCGAGGGCAGCGAAGGCGCGCTCGTCGCGATCGACGCGACCAGTGGCGCGGGCGGCCTGCCCGTCAAGGCCGAGGACTTCGACGTCTACTACTTCGCGCCGCAGAAGTCGTTCGCGTCCGACGGTGGCCTCTGGATCTCGCTGGCTTCGCCCGCCGCGGTCGAGCGGATCGGTGAGATCGGGGCGAGCGACCGCTGGATCCCGGAGTTCCTCTCGCTGACCACCGCGCTGGACAACTCGCGCAAGGACCAGACGTACAACACGCCCGCGGTGGCGACGCTGTTCATGCTGGCCGACCAGATCGAGTGGATGCTCGGCAACGGCGGCCTCGCGTGGACGACCGCGCGCACCAAGGACTCGTCGACCCGGCTCTACGAGTGGGCCGAGAAGACCGGCTACACCACGCCGTTCGTCGCCGACCCGGCACTGCGCTCGCAGGTCGTCGGCACGATCGACTTCGCCGACGAGGTGGACGCGTCCGCCGTGGCGAAGGTGTTGCGCGCCAACGGGATCGTCGACACCGAGCCGTACCGGAAGCTGGGCCGCAACCAGCTACGCGTCGGCCTGTTCCCGGCCATCGACCCTGACGACATCACGCTGCTCACCCAGAGCATCGAGTTCGTGGTCGACAAGCTGAGCTGA
- a CDS encoding amidohydrolase family protein yields MLGRRDFLKWAAASGAGVAIPGVLSPGAQATAAEITVLRQVTVIDGSGAPPRRDMAVALAGDRIAWLGRDRELPDVEGVRSLTCRGKYVIPGLWDMHTHGLDLVDIFPPLYIANGVTGIREMWGYEENRAVHDRIESGALLGPRAVLGSSIVDGPVSLLQPPVSHVSNEAEARAFVRAEKALGAKFIKVYSYLGRNELYAIADEARRQGLPFAGHVPYRLSVLEASEAGQRSFEHLFGTTFQVSLKEKEFLTRLAATPIDPKSPRDFFNLARELERQAMLEYSRPKAERFFAQLIRNGSWQSPTLVVNRVISMPAETYLNDPRLKYIPAELKAHWADRIQLFAPKTPKEIKEQSVYFDSRVELVGAMHEAGVGIIGGTDSLNPYCFPGFGLHEELELMVKAGLSPMDSLRAVTSEAARFLGLERTTGTVTPGKSADLVVLDANPLDDIRNTQKIHAVVVRGRVIDRAAREKLFADVEAAASQPPAGARSATFQRLAKQSCC; encoded by the coding sequence ATGCTCGGGCGGCGTGACTTTCTCAAATGGGCGGCGGCGAGTGGTGCCGGGGTGGCGATCCCGGGGGTGCTTTCGCCCGGCGCGCAGGCCACCGCCGCGGAAATCACTGTTTTGAGACAGGTCACGGTGATCGACGGCTCCGGCGCCCCGCCCCGGCGGGACATGGCCGTCGCGCTCGCCGGCGACCGGATCGCCTGGCTCGGGCGTGACCGTGAACTGCCCGATGTGGAGGGTGTGCGTTCACTCACCTGTCGCGGGAAGTACGTCATACCAGGGCTTTGGGACATGCACACCCACGGTCTGGACTTAGTGGACATCTTCCCGCCGCTCTACATCGCGAACGGTGTCACCGGCATCCGCGAGATGTGGGGCTACGAGGAGAATCGAGCCGTACACGACCGGATCGAGAGCGGTGCGCTGCTCGGCCCGCGCGCGGTGCTGGGCAGCAGCATCGTGGACGGTCCCGTCTCACTGCTGCAGCCGCCGGTCAGCCACGTCTCGAACGAGGCGGAGGCCCGCGCGTTCGTGCGCGCCGAGAAGGCGCTGGGCGCCAAGTTCATCAAGGTCTACTCGTACCTCGGCCGCAACGAGCTCTACGCGATCGCCGACGAGGCGCGCCGCCAGGGGCTGCCGTTCGCGGGGCACGTGCCGTACCGGCTCAGCGTGCTGGAGGCCAGCGAGGCGGGCCAGCGCAGTTTCGAGCACCTTTTCGGCACCACGTTCCAGGTCTCGCTGAAGGAAAAAGAGTTCCTCACGCGCTTGGCGGCCACCCCGATCGACCCGAAATCGCCCCGGGATTTCTTCAATCTTGCCCGAGAGCTCGAGCGGCAGGCGATGCTCGAATACAGCCGCCCGAAGGCCGAACGGTTCTTCGCCCAGCTCATCCGCAACGGGTCGTGGCAGTCACCGACACTGGTGGTCAACCGGGTGATCTCGATGCCTGCCGAGACCTACCTGAACGATCCCCGGCTCAAGTACATCCCCGCCGAGCTGAAGGCCCACTGGGCCGACCGGATCCAGCTGTTCGCACCGAAAACCCCGAAGGAGATCAAGGAGCAGAGCGTCTACTTCGACTCACGGGTCGAGCTGGTCGGCGCGATGCACGAGGCGGGCGTCGGCATCATCGGCGGCACGGACAGCCTCAATCCCTACTGCTTCCCGGGTTTCGGCCTGCACGAAGAGCTGGAACTGATGGTCAAGGCGGGCCTGAGCCCGATGGATTCGCTACGCGCGGTCACCAGCGAGGCCGCCAGGTTCCTCGGGCTGGAGCGCACCACCGGCACCGTCACCCCCGGCAAGTCGGCCGACCTGGTCGTGCTCGACGCCAACCCGCTCGACGACATCCGCAACACCCAGAAGATCCACGCCGTGGTCGTCCGCGGCCGGGTGATCGACCGCGCCGCAAGGGAAAAGCTGTTCGCGGACGTCGAAGCGGCGGCGTCGCAGCCACCGGCGGGCGCCCGCTCGGCCACCTTCCAGCGCCTGGCCAAGCAAAGCTGCTGCTGA